The following proteins are encoded in a genomic region of Gammaproteobacteria bacterium:
- the rfbB gene encoding dTDP-glucose 4,6-dehydratase: protein MKRLLVTGGAGFIGSNFVRYWLERHPDDRLVNLDALTYAGNLENLADIEGRPNYRFVQGGIGDRTLVEQLLREEGIDTVVNFAAESHVDRSILGPDAFIQTNIHGTFALLEVARAVWGDAVEGRRFLQVSTDEVYGSLGPDAAPFTETHPYQPNSPYSASKAAADHLVRAYHHTYGLPVVTTSCSNNYGPYQFPEKLIPLVILNALEGKPLPLYGDGRNIRDWLYVEDHCSGIEAVLERGRLGGVYNIGGNNEWTNLDIVHRICDRLDVLRPGPKPYRELITFVRDRPGHDRRYAMDSSRMQRELGWTPAHQFETGIEATLDWYLAHLDWCDRVRSGEYRQYLRTQYG, encoded by the coding sequence ATGAAGCGGTTGCTGGTCACCGGCGGTGCCGGGTTCATCGGCTCGAATTTCGTGCGCTATTGGCTGGAGCGGCATCCGGACGACCGGCTGGTCAACCTGGACGCGCTCACCTACGCCGGCAATCTCGAGAACCTGGCCGACATCGAGGGGCGGCCCAACTACCGCTTCGTGCAGGGCGGTATCGGTGACCGTACCCTGGTGGAGCAGTTGTTGCGCGAGGAGGGCATCGACACGGTAGTGAACTTCGCCGCCGAATCGCACGTCGACCGCTCCATCCTCGGGCCGGATGCCTTCATCCAGACTAACATCCACGGCACCTTCGCCCTGCTGGAGGTGGCGCGCGCCGTCTGGGGCGACGCAGTGGAGGGACGGCGCTTCCTGCAGGTATCGACCGACGAGGTGTACGGCAGCCTGGGCCCGGACGCTGCGCCCTTCACCGAGACGCATCCGTATCAGCCGAACAGCCCGTATTCCGCCTCGAAGGCGGCCGCCGATCACCTGGTGCGCGCCTATCATCACACCTACGGCCTGCCGGTGGTGACCACCAGCTGTTCCAACAACTACGGGCCCTATCAGTTTCCCGAGAAACTCATCCCGCTGGTGATCCTGAACGCGCTCGAGGGCAAGCCGCTGCCGCTGTATGGCGATGGCCGCAACATCCGCGACTGGCTGTACGTCGAGGATCACTGCAGCGGCATCGAGGCGGTACTCGAGCGCGGCCGCCTCGGCGGGGTCTACAACATCGGCGGCAACAACGAGTGGACCAACCTCGACATCGTCCACCGCATCTGCGACCGGCTAGACGTACTGCGCCCGGGACCGAAGCCCTATCGCGAACTCATCACCTTCGTGCGCGACCGCCCCGGCCACGACCGCCGCTACGCCATGGATTCCTCCAGGATGCAGCGCGAACTCGGCTGGACCCCGGCACACCAGTTCGAAACCGGCATCGAGGCAACCCTGGACTGGTACCTCGCCCACCTCGACTGGTGCGACCGCGTGCGCTCAGGCGAATACCGCCAGTACCTGCGGACGCAGTATGGGTGA
- a CDS encoding phosphomannomutase gives MDSERVRIDELMARSGVGFGTSGARGRVVELTAPVCYAYTRGFLQHLEAAAGLRAGSGVAIAGDLRASTPAIMAAIAAACVDAGYRPINCGFIPSPAVAAYGIGRGIPSIMVTGSHIPDDRNGIKFNTAQGEILKDDEAGIRAQTVALPAQVRTDALPPVDDQARADYVRRYRDFFGSGALTGMRVAVYEHSGVARDLLGEILAGLGAEVLRLGRSEVFMPVDTEAIRPEDVALARQWAEEHRFAAIVSTDGDADRPLIGTERGDWLRGDVVGVLCAQALGITAVATPVSSNSVVEACGSFARVERTRIGSPFVIAGMQALQAAGHAAVAGYEANGGFLLASAIGSASGSGIGSGIESGTETGIGRDGRRLSALPTRDAVLPILALLAEAHARSVPLSALGADLPPRFTASDRLQDYPTERSRALIEALNAGGTVAMERLFGSLCGKVASIDTTDGLRMRFDNGEIVHLRPSGNAPEFRCYNEADSELRAAELNRACLEVLRHAAG, from the coding sequence ATGGACAGCGAACGGGTACGCATCGACGAACTGATGGCCCGCAGCGGGGTCGGCTTCGGCACCAGCGGGGCGCGCGGGCGGGTGGTCGAGTTGACCGCGCCGGTCTGTTACGCCTACACGCGCGGGTTCCTGCAGCACCTGGAGGCGGCGGCCGGCCTGCGGGCCGGTAGCGGCGTCGCCATCGCCGGCGATCTGCGCGCGAGCACGCCGGCCATCATGGCGGCCATCGCCGCGGCCTGTGTCGATGCCGGTTACCGGCCGATCAACTGCGGCTTCATCCCCTCGCCGGCGGTCGCCGCCTACGGCATCGGCCGCGGCATCCCGTCCATCATGGTCACCGGCAGCCACATCCCGGACGACCGCAACGGCATCAAATTCAACACCGCCCAAGGCGAGATCCTCAAGGATGACGAGGCCGGCATCCGTGCGCAGACGGTCGCGCTGCCGGCGCAGGTCCGCACCGATGCACTGCCGCCGGTCGATGACCAGGCACGCGCCGACTATGTGCGCCGCTATCGGGACTTCTTCGGCAGCGGCGCGCTCACGGGGATGCGCGTCGCGGTCTACGAGCATTCGGGTGTGGCGCGCGATCTGCTGGGCGAGATCCTCGCCGGCCTGGGTGCGGAGGTGCTGCGCCTGGGGCGTTCCGAGGTCTTCATGCCGGTCGACACCGAGGCGATCCGTCCCGAGGACGTCGCACTGGCGCGGCAGTGGGCGGAGGAACACCGCTTCGCTGCCATCGTCTCCACCGACGGCGACGCCGACCGTCCGCTGATCGGTACCGAACGCGGCGACTGGCTGCGCGGCGACGTCGTCGGCGTGCTGTGTGCGCAGGCCCTGGGGATCACCGCGGTGGCCACACCAGTGAGCAGCAATTCCGTGGTCGAGGCCTGCGGCAGCTTCGCCCGCGTCGAGCGCACGCGCATCGGCTCACCCTTCGTGATCGCCGGCATGCAGGCACTGCAGGCCGCGGGGCACGCGGCCGTCGCCGGTTACGAGGCGAACGGCGGCTTTCTGCTGGCCTCCGCCATCGGGTCCGCTAGCGGGTCTGGCATCGGGTCTGGCATCGAGTCCGGCACCGAGACTGGAATAGGGCGCGACGGCCGCCGCCTGTCCGCGCTGCCGACGCGCGATGCCGTACTGCCCATCCTGGCGCTGCTGGCCGAGGCGCATGCGCGCAGCGTTCCGTTGAGCGCGCTCGGTGCCGATCTGCCGCCGCGCTTCACCGCCAGCGACCGGCTGCAGGACTACCCTACCGAGCGCTCGCGCGCCCTCATCGAGGCACTCAACGCCGGCGGCACGGTAGCGATGGAGCGGCTGTTCGGGAGTCTGTGCGGCAAGGTGGCATCCATCGACACCACCGACGGCCTGCGCATGCGCTTCGACAACGGCGAGATCGTACACCTGCGCCCCTCCGGCAACGCCCCCGAGTTCCGCTGCTACAACGAGGCCGATTCCGAGTTGCGCGCCGCAGAGCTGAACCGCGCCTGCCTGGAGGTGCTGCGGCACGCGGCCGGCTGA
- a CDS encoding type II toxin-antitoxin system Phd/YefM family antitoxin, translating into MDHQINIHEAKTQMSKLIERAQGGEEFIIAKAGKPVARIVPLAKTKRTLGILNGKIRIPEDFNAPLPEAVLADFEGRG; encoded by the coding sequence ATGGATCATCAGATCAACATTCACGAAGCCAAGACGCAGATGTCGAAACTCATCGAACGGGCACAAGGCGGGGAGGAGTTCATCATCGCCAAGGCGGGCAAACCCGTTGCACGTATCGTCCCGCTCGCAAAGACGAAGCGTACGCTGGGAATCCTGAACGGAAAAATTCGTATCCCGGAGGACTTCAATGCGCCCTTGCCCGAAGCGGTTCTGGCCGATTTCGAAGGGCGCGGCTGA
- a CDS encoding type II toxin-antitoxin system VapC family toxin — MRFLLDTHVLLWAVGDSGRLPETTRNWLEDGNNEVFFSAASLWEIAIKASLGREDFQIDPGQILEAMPETGFTELPIRARHAVEVSRLPPIHKDPFDRLLVAQSRVEPMLLLTNDELLAEYTDNVRLLR; from the coding sequence ATGCGGTTCCTGCTGGATACGCATGTGCTGCTGTGGGCGGTGGGTGACAGCGGGCGTTTGCCGGAAACCACGCGCAACTGGCTGGAAGACGGCAACAACGAGGTCTTTTTCAGCGCGGCCAGTCTTTGGGAGATTGCCATCAAGGCGTCGCTGGGCCGGGAGGATTTTCAGATCGATCCGGGGCAGATACTGGAGGCCATGCCGGAAACCGGCTTTACTGAACTGCCCATCCGTGCACGGCACGCCGTGGAAGTCAGTCGCCTCCCACCGATCCACAAAGATCCTTTCGACCGACTACTGGTCGCGCAGAGCAGGGTAGAGCCGATGCTGCTCCTGACCAACGACGAATTGCTGGCAGAGTACACAGACAATGTGCGTCTGCTCCGCTAA
- a CDS encoding AbrB/MazE/SpoVT family DNA-binding domain-containing protein, with translation MLAKKTSKNQITLPKAVADLFPDTTYFDVRAEEGRIVLVPLRPGRAEEVRTKLEALGIREADVADAIDWARRK, from the coding sequence ATGCTTGCCAAGAAGACATCCAAGAACCAGATCACCCTGCCGAAGGCGGTCGCGGACCTCTTTCCGGACACCACCTACTTCGATGTCCGTGCGGAAGAGGGCCGGATCGTGCTGGTGCCCCTGCGGCCGGGCCGGGCGGAGGAGGTGCGGACGAAACTGGAGGCGCTGGGCATCCGCGAGGCGGACGTCGCCGATGCCATCGACTGGGCCCGGCGCAAGTGA
- a CDS encoding putative toxin-antitoxin system toxin component, PIN family, whose product MSHRVVFDTNTVVSALLFENGQLAWLRGAWAERALIPVVCKETVAELLRVLAYPKFRLNRAEIDELLGDFLPFAEIADVKAEDLPARRDPQDRVFLALAEQTGAAALVTGDSDLLELRGSFPVRILTPAECKEWVHS is encoded by the coding sequence GTGAGCCATCGGGTCGTGTTCGACACCAATACCGTGGTGTCGGCACTGCTGTTCGAGAACGGACAGCTGGCATGGCTGCGGGGTGCCTGGGCGGAGCGTGCGCTGATACCGGTGGTCTGCAAGGAAACCGTCGCGGAGTTGCTGCGCGTGCTGGCCTACCCGAAGTTCCGGCTCAATCGCGCGGAGATCGACGAACTGCTCGGCGATTTTCTCCCCTTTGCGGAGATTGCCGACGTGAAGGCTGAGGATCTGCCCGCCCGCCGCGATCCGCAGGACCGCGTGTTCCTCGCCCTCGCCGAGCAGACGGGCGCCGCCGCGCTGGTTACGGGTGACAGCGATCTGCTCGAATTGCGCGGGTCGTTTCCAGTGCGGATCCTGACGCCGGCCGAGTGTAAGGAATGGGTGCATTCTTGA
- a CDS encoding bifunctional sulfate adenylyltransferase/adenylylsulfate kinase, protein MEFQIQPHGGVPVDLRVDAERAEALKQASRDFPSLTLSRRQVCDLELLLSGGFAPLHGFMDQAAYEGVVERLRLPDGTLWPIPIVLDVPANFAEKMQPGRKIALRDAEGFMPAVLTFQDAWRPDRRHEAEAVYGTDSDRHPGVRHLYEQVQDTYIYGTLEGIELPAHHDFENLWDTPAELRALFRKMGWRRVVAFQTSKPMHRLQRDLTLQAAKDIGGHILLHPTVGMTKPGDLHYYARVHCYQAIRRHFPHNLAALSLLPLAMRMAGPREALWHALVHQNYGCSHMIVGPKHAYPPPGNGRNGPSGSSAGSGQGAAGEDFYAPYAAHELLQQHQDELNIQILPLEAQCYVPSKDRFLPVSKIKAQQLDCSEYTDAQLKKDLALGEDIPDWFSYPEVVRELRRVYPPRGRQGLTLFFTGLSGSGKSTLAKIIYAKLLEAGGRPVSLLDGDIVRQHLSSELGFSKHHRDLNIRRIGFVASEITKNGGVAICAPIAPYHKMRQAVRDMIEDHGAFIEIHVATPLEVCEARDRKGLYAKARQGLIPEFTGISDPYEVPEAPELCIDTSGMQPMEAVQEIYLYLLKEGYLAE, encoded by the coding sequence ATGGAGTTTCAGATTCAGCCGCACGGCGGCGTGCCGGTCGATCTGCGGGTCGACGCGGAGCGTGCCGAGGCGCTCAAGCAGGCCTCCCGCGATTTCCCCTCCCTGACCCTGAGCCGGCGCCAGGTCTGCGACCTGGAGTTGCTACTCAGCGGCGGCTTCGCGCCGCTGCACGGCTTCATGGATCAGGCGGCCTACGAGGGCGTGGTCGAGCGCCTGCGTCTGCCCGACGGGACCCTGTGGCCGATCCCGATCGTCCTCGATGTACCGGCTAACTTCGCCGAAAAGATGCAACCTGGCAGAAAAATCGCCCTACGCGACGCCGAGGGCTTCATGCCCGCCGTGCTCACCTTCCAGGACGCCTGGCGGCCCGACAGACGGCACGAGGCCGAGGCCGTCTACGGCACCGACTCCGACCGGCACCCCGGCGTGCGACACCTCTACGAGCAGGTCCAGGATACCTATATATATGGGACCCTCGAGGGCATCGAGCTGCCGGCCCATCACGATTTCGAGAACCTCTGGGACACACCGGCCGAACTGCGCGCCCTGTTCAGGAAGATGGGCTGGCGCCGCGTGGTCGCCTTCCAGACCAGCAAGCCCATGCACCGCCTGCAGCGCGACCTCACCCTGCAGGCCGCCAAGGACATCGGCGGCCACATCCTGCTGCACCCGACCGTCGGCATGACCAAGCCCGGCGACCTGCACTACTACGCGCGCGTGCACTGCTATCAGGCGATCCGCCGCCACTTCCCGCACAACCTCGCCGCGCTGTCGCTGCTGCCGCTGGCCATGCGCATGGCCGGCCCGCGCGAGGCGCTGTGGCACGCCCTCGTGCACCAGAACTACGGCTGCTCGCACATGATCGTCGGCCCCAAGCACGCCTATCCGCCGCCGGGCAACGGCCGCAACGGCCCCAGCGGCTCCAGCGCCGGCAGCGGCCAGGGCGCTGCCGGTGAAGACTTCTACGCCCCCTACGCCGCCCACGAGCTGCTCCAGCAGCACCAGGACGAGCTGAACATCCAGATCCTGCCCCTCGAGGCGCAGTGCTACGTCCCCAGCAAGGACCGTTTCCTGCCGGTGTCGAAGATCAAGGCGCAGCAGCTCGACTGCAGCGAATACACCGACGCCCAGTTGAAGAAGGACCTGGCGCTGGGCGAGGACATCCCCGACTGGTTCAGCTACCCCGAGGTCGTGCGCGAACTGCGCCGCGTCTATCCGCCGCGCGGCCGCCAGGGCCTGACGCTGTTCTTCACCGGCCTGTCCGGCTCGGGCAAGTCCACGCTCGCCAAGATCATCTATGCCAAGCTGCTGGAGGCCGGCGGCCGTCCCGTGTCACTGCTCGACGGCGACATCGTGCGCCAGCACCTGTCGAGCGAACTGGGGTTCTCCAAGCACCACCGCGACCTGAACATCCGCCGCATCGGCTTCGTCGCCAGCGAGATCACCAAGAACGGCGGCGTCGCCATCTGCGCCCCCATCGCGCCCTATCACAAGATGCGCCAGGCGGTGCGCGACATGATCGAGGACCACGGCGCCTTCATCGAGATCCACGTCGCCACGCCGCTGGAGGTCTGCGAGGCACGCGACCGCAAGGGCCTGTACGCCAAGGCGCGGCAAGGGCTGATCCCCGAGTTCACCGGCATCAGCGACCCCTACGAGGTGCCGGAGGCGCCGGAGCTGTGCATCGACACCTCGGGCATGCAGCCGATGGAGGCGGTGCAGGAGATTTATTTGTATTTGCTGAAAGAGGGGTATCTGGCAGAGTAA
- a CDS encoding DUF433 domain-containing protein — MSNLDRITVNPEVCGGRPCIRGLRIRVKDVLEMLAGGATSEDILRDYPYLEAADIAAALEYAARQSDHPVLRVA; from the coding sequence ATGAGTAATCTCGATCGTATTACCGTAAACCCGGAGGTGTGCGGCGGCCGTCCGTGCATACGTGGGCTGCGTATCCGCGTGAAGGATGTCCTTGAAATGCTGGCAGGTGGTGCGACCTCCGAGGATATCCTCCGGGATTATCCGTACCTGGAAGCAGCCGACATCGCTGCGGCGCTGGAGTACGCGGCACGGCAATCGGACCATCCGGTCCTACGGGTGGCCTGA
- a CDS encoding nucleotidyltransferase family protein, with the protein MTSKNQITLPKAVADLFPGTTCFDVRAAAQRFSTFNPTVFGSVLHGEDREGGDLDLLVDPLPSVTLLDLGGLQVELEEMLGVPVDLPTPGDLPPKYRQKVLSEARPV; encoded by the coding sequence ATGACGTCCAAGAACCAGATCACCCTGCCGAAAGCGGTCGCGGATCTCTTTCCGGGCACCACCTGCTTCGATGTGCGCGCGGCCGCGCAGCGGTTCAGTACGTTCAACCCTACGGTGTTCGGCTCCGTGCTACATGGTGAAGACCGCGAGGGCGGCGACCTCGACTTGCTCGTCGATCCCCTGCCCAGCGTGACTCTGCTCGATCTCGGCGGATTGCAGGTGGAACTGGAAGAGATGCTCGGCGTGCCGGTCGATCTCCCGACTCCGGGTGATCTGCCGCCGAAGTACCGCCAGAAAGTACTGTCGGAAGCCAGGCCCGTATGA
- a CDS encoding oligosaccharide flippase family protein produces MDKPSERFEAITVLRSLRRASASEFGINVRRLVVGNGLGQAITLLSTLVVARLFDPDDFGVAALFVSVTMMASVVGSLRYDQAIILPESDSIAARLLVLAMLLAFASAGAFMVAVAVLAWLAPEFAWVEQLGPWLYAVPLGALLMALFYALSAWHMRKKDFGRLAAAPVALSTATAGGRIGLGFWWGSSVAGLILGTLMGVVAQLYVVTTGVRGALPSGGGGSPPRSGLWQLAREYREFPFYAAPAALVKQVGENLPILLLSVMFTPAVVGFYAVANRMIRLPVGVVSESLRKVYLQRAAQRLNNGATLRGDLLKVTIGMLGIGALPAAFIVVAGPWLFGLLLGDRWVTAGEYSRILAPWLLAMFAAAPASTAYIVLRRQSLWLRMQTGRTILMGGALYLPYFFGREAVDCLITFMVAGVFANVSVIVAAIGLCFYHDRYVVPKLRVAAGPSSMTKQNVNKF; encoded by the coding sequence GTGGACAAACCTTCTGAACGCTTCGAGGCGATAACCGTGTTGCGATCGTTGCGCCGTGCATCGGCATCGGAATTCGGCATCAACGTTCGGCGCCTCGTCGTAGGAAACGGTCTGGGTCAAGCGATTACGCTCTTGTCGACGCTGGTCGTCGCGCGACTGTTCGACCCTGATGATTTCGGGGTTGCCGCGTTGTTTGTGTCGGTAACGATGATGGCTTCCGTGGTCGGAAGCCTGAGATATGACCAGGCAATCATCTTGCCGGAGTCCGACAGTATCGCAGCGCGGTTGCTGGTGCTGGCTATGCTGCTTGCGTTTGCGAGTGCCGGCGCGTTCATGGTTGCGGTGGCAGTTCTGGCGTGGCTCGCACCGGAATTCGCCTGGGTGGAACAGCTTGGACCCTGGCTCTACGCCGTTCCGCTGGGTGCGCTCCTGATGGCGTTGTTCTACGCACTGTCGGCTTGGCACATGCGAAAGAAGGATTTTGGTCGGCTTGCGGCTGCGCCAGTCGCGCTCAGCACAGCCACAGCGGGTGGCCGCATAGGGCTCGGATTCTGGTGGGGGTCATCAGTTGCGGGATTGATACTGGGGACACTCATGGGTGTGGTGGCGCAGCTGTATGTGGTCACCACAGGCGTGCGCGGCGCCCTGCCCTCTGGCGGTGGCGGGTCGCCACCGAGAAGTGGGTTGTGGCAGCTTGCGCGGGAATACCGTGAGTTTCCGTTCTATGCGGCTCCCGCCGCGTTGGTGAAACAGGTCGGCGAGAATCTGCCCATCCTGCTGCTGTCGGTGATGTTCACACCCGCGGTGGTGGGTTTTTATGCGGTGGCCAACCGAATGATCCGCTTACCGGTGGGTGTGGTAAGCGAGTCGTTGCGCAAAGTCTACCTGCAGCGCGCTGCGCAACGGCTGAACAACGGCGCGACGTTGCGGGGCGACCTGCTCAAGGTGACGATCGGGATGCTGGGTATCGGTGCGCTCCCGGCCGCGTTTATCGTAGTGGCGGGGCCGTGGCTGTTCGGGCTGTTGCTCGGTGACCGATGGGTGACAGCGGGCGAGTACAGCAGAATTCTGGCGCCCTGGCTGTTGGCGATGTTTGCGGCCGCGCCGGCATCCACAGCGTACATCGTTCTGCGTCGCCAGTCCCTGTGGCTGCGCATGCAGACCGGACGCACGATCCTGATGGGAGGTGCGTTGTACCTGCCTTATTTTTTTGGGCGAGAAGCCGTCGATTGCCTGATCACTTTCATGGTTGCAGGGGTATTTGCCAATGTGAGTGTCATAGTGGCAGCGATTGGGTTGTGCTTCTATCACGATCGCTATGTGGTGCCAAAATTGCGAGTAGCTGCTGGGCCTTCCTCAATGACAAAACAAAATGTGAATAAATTCTGA
- a CDS encoding sulfotransferase, whose translation MVRKIDRPIFFIGVPRSGTTILFEAVAKHPDIGGPLTYHERWPWLLGTGALLPLLDNKVLGLQGRKKQHGGVIPGNRLLPQHAEAYSFWTHYARPDFARSYLLGIHATSADQVRIHKVLRRLLAWECRSRFATKLTGPARIGYLHSLFPDACFIHVIRDGRAVVHSLLNVAFWRRGGGLVNPWWNPGFPSTYVEYWEHEGRRPEILAALQWRNIIETTRKEAASLAENKYMEIRYEEFLEYPHQVLSSIYSFVGLRDAERAHVYLREHPPLRALNQKYASEMSRDAICKMTLAMEPWLGRLSYGGSVAMAEDVGRDANLGNTAEVSGT comes from the coding sequence ATGGTACGGAAGATCGATAGACCAATATTCTTTATAGGCGTTCCACGCAGCGGAACAACTATCCTTTTCGAAGCTGTGGCCAAGCATCCAGATATAGGTGGTCCGCTAACTTATCATGAACGTTGGCCGTGGTTGCTCGGCACGGGGGCGTTGCTACCCCTTCTCGACAACAAAGTGCTTGGGCTCCAGGGCCGGAAGAAGCAACATGGTGGGGTCATACCAGGGAATAGGTTGTTGCCGCAGCACGCCGAAGCTTATTCGTTCTGGACACATTATGCTCGTCCCGATTTTGCGCGCAGTTACCTACTTGGCATTCATGCCACTTCCGCCGATCAGGTACGGATACACAAGGTGCTCCGGCGATTATTGGCCTGGGAATGTCGTTCCAGGTTTGCCACAAAGCTTACCGGACCGGCACGCATTGGTTATCTACATTCACTTTTTCCAGATGCCTGCTTCATTCATGTGATTCGTGATGGTCGTGCTGTCGTCCACTCGTTGCTCAATGTTGCGTTTTGGCGTAGGGGCGGCGGGTTGGTTAATCCGTGGTGGAATCCCGGGTTTCCATCGACATATGTAGAATACTGGGAGCATGAAGGGCGGAGGCCTGAGATTTTGGCTGCCCTGCAATGGCGCAACATTATCGAGACTACTCGCAAGGAAGCTGCATCTTTGGCTGAAAATAAATACATGGAGATACGCTACGAAGAGTTTCTCGAGTATCCTCATCAGGTACTGTCGAGTATATACAGCTTCGTCGGCCTTCGGGACGCCGAGCGGGCACATGTTTATCTGCGCGAGCATCCGCCGCTGCGTGCCCTAAACCAAAAATATGCATCTGAAATGTCACGCGATGCGATTTGCAAAATGACGCTCGCCATGGAACCGTGGCTTGGAAGACTCAGCTATGGCGGAAGCGTGGCCATGGCGGAAGATGTTGGTCGAGATGCCAATTTGGGTAATACGGCTGAGGTATCGGGCACGTAA
- a CDS encoding methyltransferase domain-containing protein — protein MTLRHNARRLKNKIDFFIFKFRSSGKEKFECPVCEYTGPFMDVAPSTGLRKHAKCPNCSAAERQRIQFLVVKKLLSDISATDMKMLHFAPEPFFREYFSKRFGQYESADLNMKDVDHNVDLQQLPFDSGSYDFVFASHVLEHIPDDEKAISEIRRVLKPNGIAILPVPIVAEQTVEYPEPNPHEDYHVRAPGVDYFDKYERYFSRVERFSSDSLPEKHQLFVFEDRSQWPTKKCPLRPAMSGEKHIDVVPVCYV, from the coding sequence ATGACGCTAAGGCACAATGCTCGCAGACTAAAAAACAAGATCGATTTTTTTATCTTCAAATTTCGGAGCAGCGGAAAAGAGAAGTTTGAGTGCCCGGTTTGCGAGTATACAGGTCCTTTCATGGACGTCGCGCCCTCCACCGGCCTAAGAAAACACGCCAAATGCCCGAATTGCAGTGCCGCGGAAAGGCAACGAATTCAATTCCTGGTCGTCAAAAAGCTTCTAAGTGACATAAGCGCAACGGATATGAAGATGCTTCACTTTGCCCCTGAGCCATTCTTCCGAGAGTATTTCTCAAAGCGGTTCGGTCAATATGAAAGCGCTGACTTAAATATGAAAGATGTTGATCACAATGTTGATCTGCAGCAGCTCCCATTCGACAGTGGTAGCTATGATTTTGTTTTTGCCTCACACGTGTTAGAACACATCCCTGATGACGAAAAGGCGATTTCAGAAATACGCAGAGTCTTAAAGCCGAACGGAATAGCTATTCTTCCCGTTCCGATAGTTGCAGAACAAACAGTCGAGTATCCAGAGCCAAATCCTCATGAAGACTATCATGTTCGAGCGCCCGGAGTTGACTATTTCGACAAATATGAACGCTACTTTTCGCGAGTAGAGAGATTCAGTTCTGATTCGCTTCCTGAGAAACATCAGCTCTTTGTCTTTGAAGATAGAAGCCAGTGGCCGACAAAAAAGTGCCCTTTACGCCCTGCTATGTCGGGTGAAAAGCACATTGATGTTGTTCCTGTATGTTATGTCTGA